The DNA sequence TCCGCCCATCGACCTGCTGGTGATCAGCGGCTATCTGGGCGATCGGCATGATATTGTTGCTCTTGACGCCATGGCCGACAGGCTTACATTTGATTCTGCCCTGGATAAAATAATTGGAAGCCGTCCGGATTTTATTGTCTCGCTTTTCGGACTGGCCTCCTTTGTCAACGACATGGTTTTTTTTAAACTGATCAAGCAGGCCCTGCCAAGCGTCAAACTCATTGTTAGCGGAGACGCCGGGTTCGATGATACCGAAAAAGTCTTGAGGGAAAATCCTGCCATCGATGCTGTTCTGCTGGACTATGCCACGACCGGGTGGCTTTCCTACCTGATTGGCGATGAGAAAAATTCTGTTGATATTGCCTTTTTATCCCAGGGAATGTATTGCTGCCGGCGCAGCCCTCGGGCAGAAGAGTATTCCGCGGGCATCCCCAGGCATGAGATCTTCCCTTATAAAAAATACCGGATGCCGTTTGCTCGCAAACTGCCATATGCCGGGGTGGTCAGCGATTTCGGCTGCCCTTTTAAATGCGACTTCTGCCTGATCGGCCAGCTACCCTATAAACTGAGGCCGGTGGAAGAAGTGTTGGAGGAGCTGGAATATCTCAAAGATTTGGGCATTAAATATTTTTCCTTTGGAGACCAGACCTTCGGGGTTGACCGGAAAAGGACAGCGCTTTTGCTGGAAGGGATGAATAAAAGAAAGATTGGCCTGCCCTGGGGATGTTTCTCCCGGGCCGATCTGCTGGATGACGAATACCTGAAGATTTTTAAGTCGGCTGGTTGCGACTTGATCATGATCGGAGTGGAATCCGGCAGTCAGGATATCCTGGACCGGCATCATAAAGGGATAAGGTTGGAGGATCTCCGGCAGGCTTTTAGGGATTGCCGCAGGATGGACATCCGCACCCTGGCCACTTTCATTATCGGGCTGCCGGGTGAGACTAGCCGGACTTTTGAGCAGACCCTGAAACTTGTCCTGGAGCTTGATCCAGATTTCGCCTCATTCAATCTGCCGGTGGCCAAACCGCTGACGCCCCTAAAATCCCTGGCCGAAAAGGAGGGCTGGGATATTTCCAGCCAGGGCGATCAGTCAACCGAGGCCGGGGTGTTTTCAGGGGAACTGTCCCGAGAGATAATGAAACAGTGGCAGAAAGTGGCTATCCGGAAATTTTATCTGAGGCCGGGATATTTTCTTAAAAGAGCTTTATCTATGAGGTCTTTAACCGAATTAAGAATCAATCTCCAGGAAGCAGCCGGATTATTTTTAGGGGGCAGCTGACATGAGAACCATGATAATGATCCCTACCTACAATGAATCAAAAAACATCGAAAGACTTATAGGTCAGATATTCGGCTATACCTCCCAGGTCGATATCCTAGTGGTGGATGATAATTCCCCGGACGGCACCGGACAGATAATTGATAAACTATCAGCCGAGAATCCGCGGGTTCACATTCTGCATCGTAAAAAATTGAGGGGAAGGGGACTGGCCGGGATAGCCGGGCTGCGTTACGCTCTGAACTGGGGGGCGGAGGCCATTGTGGAGATGGATGCCGATTTCTCCCACGATCCCAAGCATCTGCCGACCTTGTTGGAGGGCTTAAACGAAGCCGATGTGGTCCTGGGCTCCAGGTTCGTCAAAGGGGGGGCCGATGTGGGCCGGGGTTGGCTGCGCCATGCCATTACCATTTTTGCCAACTGGTATATCAGACTGGTGCTTAAGATAAAGATAAAGGACTGCACTTCCGGCTATCGGGTCTTCAAACGAGAGGTGCTGGAGACCATTGATGTTGATTCTCTGATCTCACGCGGCCCGGCTATCGTGCAGGAGATACTCTACAGCAGCATCCTGTCCGGGTTCCGGGTCAAGGAGGTGCCGATAGTGTTCATCGACCGGCAACGGGGCAATTCCAGCTTCAACTTTAAGATCATGTTTGAGGGATTCATGATGATCCCCATCCTGCGCTACCTGGCCAAGACTGAAAAGTGGGGACAATTGCGTTGAACAGCGATAAAACAAACACTTCCGGCAATGCCTATTGGGATGATGTGGCAGATAAAGTCGGCGACTATTATCTTATCCCCAAACTGGCCGAATATAAAAACCGGGAATACACCGATCTTCTGGAGAAATGGGAGATCGGCCCTGACAAAACGATTTTAATCACCGACCTCTACGAAGCCGCCTTTGGCAATACCGGGATCTATGGCTATCTTAGCGGCCTATCCAATAATGTCTTGGGAACGGATATATCTCGTAAATTTTGTCTCAAGGCCAGGGATAATTTTAAGCAGCAAAATATTGATATCGGAATCATAGCGGGCGATGTCACAATTGCTCCTCTGGCAAACGATAGCGTGGATGTTATAATTTCTCCGTCAACCTTCGACCACTTCCCGCAGATAGATCAAGCCCTAAAGGAATGTTGTCGCATCTTGCGGCCTGGCGGAAAATTAGTGCTGGCGCTGAACTCCTCCGACAATCCCTTCTTTAATCTGGGTGTTCGGCTGGCCGAGAAATTCAAAAAACACGAATATCAGACCGATTATTTCTATTCCGTAAGACAGACAACAATGCTGTTGAAACGGGCTGGGTTTGCCGTCGGGCGATCAACGGCCATTATGCATGTGCCCATCGGGCTTACCACCCTGATCGAGTTTTTTGACAGGATCAATAATCCGATTACCGACCGGATAAATGGCATGATGATCGGCGCCTGCCGCAAATGGGGCCGGTTGGATACCAGGATGAAGTTATTTACCGGTTGGTGGATAGTTTTAGAGGGAATCAAAAAATAGAATTTATACACGACGATATAAGTTTTATGCAGCTTGTCATTCGCTCCAAAGGCGCATTTCGTTTCATACTATCACTTACCGATGAGCTCAACCGGGCTTGACCCCGTATCAAGTACGGGGCAGGCTCCGGAATCCAGTGTTTTCCTGGATTCCCGCTGGAGTTTATCCCGCACTGCGATGCGGGACGGGAATGACGGGTTATGTTGCGATTTATGACGCTGAGTATAGAACCGTATGTCTGGTATTTTAAAATGGGCAGTGATCAGAGATATTTTCAAAGTAAAATAAACAGCCATGAAATATTTCCAAGAAAAAATAAAAGCTGCGGTTGAAAGGGTCGGCACACCTTTACAGATTGCATTTTCAGAGGTTTTGATTGATAATATAACCAAGGCTAAAAGCGTATTATCTCAATACTGCTGGCAGGAGAACATCTTCTATTCCTACAAGACCAATCCGGTGCCGGAAACACCAATTTTATTTACGGTGTAATGCCAAATGAACTCGCCAAAAACATATTTAATGGCGCCCAAAGAGCATCATCAAATTGTTGCCGGATTAATCCGGGCAAAGTGCGGGAAAAACGCGCGGATATTAGAGATTGATGCGGGGGAAGTTGCTCTTTGGGATATCAATTTAAATTTTATTATCGGCGTATTGTCAAAGACCAAGAAACCGGAAACATTTAAGGTTTTGGATTTGGGGTGCGGATACGGTTTCCATACCAATGCCGTGGGCAGTCTTAACTGCCATGCCTTGGGTATAGACATAAACGAATCAGCTATAAATTTTGCAAGGGAGAGTAATACTTTTCCCGGGAAGGTCGCTTTTTTAAATAAAGCTGTTGAGTATCTGCCGGGCCGAGAGGTGTTTGATGCAATAATTGTCAGCGAAGTATTGGAACATTGTGCCAGCCCTGAAAGTATTGTCGCTCATTGTAAACGGCTGATAAAAAATGAAGGGATTATAATATTTACCGGTCCCAATGGGCACAGCATTAGAGAGTTTGCGGAGATCGTTTTATTGCCGATACGCAAAACCAAAATGGGCTTGGAAATTATAAGAAAGATAAGAAAACTTGCAACCGGATTAACAAATCGTCAAATCACGGCATGGGATCTATTTGTCGATGATTATCACAAACAATTTTATTCCATGAATAAGTTGTTATCGTTATTCTCGGAATATGGCTTTAAATTAAGGGAATATCAAAATCAGGATTTCGCGGCCACTCTACTGGGGACAATATTCCCGTATCTTAAATTTCCGGCGGGCTTATTTAAGTTTGATTATAAAACGGCTGACCGTTTGCCTTATTATTTGGCCGGAGGATGGATGATGATTTTTGAACAGCGAGGCGAAAATGGCGATTGACAAAACTCAGGCCTGCCTGCCCGTCGATGGTTCGGCGAAGGCAATGGAGGCAATAGTAAAAGGGGCCGTCGAAGAACACGGCACCCCGTTGCAGATCGCCTTTCGGCAGGTATTGTTGGAAAATATTGACCGAGCCAGACAAGTCCTGTCCAAGCATGGTTGGCAGGATAACATCTTCTATTCCTACAAGACCAATCCGGTGCCGGAGGTCTTAAAGCTGTTGCACCAAAACGGGGCCGGGGCCGAGGTGATCTCGGAACGCGAACTGAACCTGGCCCTCGGTCTGGGGGTGCCTCCGGACAGAATAGTATTCAACGGCATATACAAATCCCCGGCGGCCTTGCGGACTGCGGCAGAGAAAAAGATCAAATGCATAAATATCGATGCCCCGCAGGAGCTGGATATCGTCAATCAGTTGTCAAAGGAGGTCGAATACAGGATCGGACTGGGACTGCGGGTCCGTCCCTCCGTGGGCTGGCAGGGTCAGTTCGGACATATCATCAAAGACGGTTCGGCCTACGCCATGGCCGAAAGGATCACGGCCAATAAAAAACTGGATCTTAAAACCATACATTTTCATCTAGGCAGTAGCAATTTAACAGCTTATCGCCGGGCAATTGATGAATCTCTGGCCTTCATCGGAACCGTAAACAGAAAACTGGGAACCGATATCAGGGCGCTGGACATCGGAGGGGGCTTTCCGGGCTCGAATATGCGGATGCTGACCATCTGGGAACAGGCTTGGTTGAGGTTTTTTGATCGGCCCTGGCCGGCCCCGGTGGCAGGCCCCGATGATGGATTTCAAATATTGGCGGAAACCGCCGGGTATTTTCATCGGACCAGAACGAAATATGGTTTGGAGAATCTTGAAATGTGGACCGAACCGGGCCGCATAATAACCGGCGATGCCCAGATACTGGCTGTCAAGGTGGTCGGTCTCCGGAAGTCCGGCAGGAAACAATATGCCATCGTTGACGGCGGCAGGATGGGGGCGGCCGGGCCGTTAGTAG is a window from the Candidatus Edwardsbacteria bacterium genome containing:
- a CDS encoding radical SAM protein; protein product: MAKVMLLNPPGDRIYLRDSYCSKVSKAAYLTPPIDLLVISGYLGDRHDIVALDAMADRLTFDSALDKIIGSRPDFIVSLFGLASFVNDMVFFKLIKQALPSVKLIVSGDAGFDDTEKVLRENPAIDAVLLDYATTGWLSYLIGDEKNSVDIAFLSQGMYCCRRSPRAEEYSAGIPRHEIFPYKKYRMPFARKLPYAGVVSDFGCPFKCDFCLIGQLPYKLRPVEEVLEELEYLKDLGIKYFSFGDQTFGVDRKRTALLLEGMNKRKIGLPWGCFSRADLLDDEYLKIFKSAGCDLIMIGVESGSQDILDRHHKGIRLEDLRQAFRDCRRMDIRTLATFIIGLPGETSRTFEQTLKLVLELDPDFASFNLPVAKPLTPLKSLAEKEGWDISSQGDQSTEAGVFSGELSREIMKQWQKVAIRKFYLRPGYFLKRALSMRSLTELRINLQEAAGLFLGGS
- a CDS encoding polyprenol monophosphomannose synthase — protein: MRTMIMIPTYNESKNIERLIGQIFGYTSQVDILVVDDNSPDGTGQIIDKLSAENPRVHILHRKKLRGRGLAGIAGLRYALNWGAEAIVEMDADFSHDPKHLPTLLEGLNEADVVLGSRFVKGGADVGRGWLRHAITIFANWYIRLVLKIKIKDCTSGYRVFKREVLETIDVDSLISRGPAIVQEILYSSILSGFRVKEVPIVFIDRQRGNSSFNFKIMFEGFMMIPILRYLAKTEKWGQLR
- a CDS encoding class I SAM-dependent methyltransferase — encoded protein: MADKVGDYYLIPKLAEYKNREYTDLLEKWEIGPDKTILITDLYEAAFGNTGIYGYLSGLSNNVLGTDISRKFCLKARDNFKQQNIDIGIIAGDVTIAPLANDSVDVIISPSTFDHFPQIDQALKECCRILRPGGKLVLALNSSDNPFFNLGVRLAEKFKKHEYQTDYFYSVRQTTMLLKRAGFAVGRSTAIMHVPIGLTTLIEFFDRINNPITDRINGMMIGACRKWGRLDTRMKLFTGWWIVLEGIKK
- a CDS encoding class I SAM-dependent methyltransferase, whose protein sequence is MNSPKTYLMAPKEHHQIVAGLIRAKCGKNARILEIDAGEVALWDINLNFIIGVLSKTKKPETFKVLDLGCGYGFHTNAVGSLNCHALGIDINESAINFARESNTFPGKVAFLNKAVEYLPGREVFDAIIVSEVLEHCASPESIVAHCKRLIKNEGIIIFTGPNGHSIREFAEIVLLPIRKTKMGLEIIRKIRKLATGLTNRQITAWDLFVDDYHKQFYSMNKLLSLFSEYGFKLREYQNQDFAATLLGTIFPYLKFPAGLFKFDYKTADRLPYYLAGGWMMIFEQRGENGD